The region CCAAAGGTCTTCAACACTGGATGAGCCTTTCTCCTTGGGCAACTCCAGCGCGGCGCTCATTTGTACGGCGATGATGCCGGGGTTGGCCGCGTTGAAGGCATACGCCTTGACTCCGGCTTTCTTCAGCTCAGGCGTCTTCACGTTCGTCCAGTCGCGTGCGCTCTCCGTCTGGACTTCTGCGCTTGCAGAGGCAGTCGCAGCGCTTGTGTCCTTAGGGCGCTTGTTGCTTGCAGTTGGCGCGACCGGCTTGGGAGGAGCCTTGGCACGGGAGAGCACGGGGCCGGCATGGGATACAGCAGGAGCAACGTAGCCGCGATCCATCACCGCGTGTGCCATCGCTTCGGCTTCGTTCTCCAGGTGGTTGTACTCCGGCGTATTGCCGTAGGGAAGCACTGAGGGAGCTGTGCTCACTGAACCCTGCTGCACGGTGTGCGCAAGCTCATGCGCCAGCAGGTGTTGCCCGGAGGAACTGCCTGGGTCATAGCGGCCTTGGTCGAAGGCGATGTGCTGGCCCACGGTATAGGCATGGGCATCGACGGCGCGCGCTGACTCCGCGGCTTCCGCATCATGGTGAACCCGCACACCACTGAAGTCGCGCCCGAAGCGTGGTTCCATGAAAGAGCGTGCGCCTGCATCCAGCGGCTGGCCCGGCGACGAAAGCACACGATGCACGCTGGGCGGCGCAGTTCCCTTTCCGGGTGTTGCCGCGCTGCGCTGCAATTGAGCCTTGGCCTCTTCATTGGCGCGAGACTTCTTGCACGTCTCGCAAGAGCCGCTGCCGCCGCAGGAGCACTCACGCTGCAGCAGCGGAGCACGCGCCGCGCTGAGCGAAGGGGTGGACCGCGCTGAACGCGCGACGACGGCACCCCCGCTCGAGAGCTTGGGCGCGGTGGCCACGGCAGAGCTGCTTCCTTCGCTCATCGGCGCACCTCCTCTAAGAGCTCTGCAATGGTGCGAGCCAGATGCTCACCGCGCTCCCGCTCACGCAGCCCACGCGGAATGGCGCCTCGCAGCTCAGCCAGCTTTTGCGTCCGTGGCCACGATGCCTGCTGGCCAGAGCTGAGGCTTTCGTGCAATGCATCGCCCAGGTACGCCTCCAGCCCGTCCACGATGCGCCGTGCGCTGCCGCGGCTGATGCCGTCAAAGACCACGCGTCCCACGCGCAGGTTCAATGCCGTGTTAACCGAGGCTTGCCCACGAAGGCGGCTGGCCCACTGAGCGCGCTGAGCGCGGCGGGAGATCATCGCCAGCCTCCCAGCTCCGCTTCCGTCATCCCGCGGTCGAACTTGGCGCATTCCCGCTGTGCGGCCAGCCGCAGGTGCTCCATCCCAAGGGGCAGTTGAGCTTCGGCGGCCAGATAGGCCGCGCTCAACGCGATGTTGCGGATGTTGCCACCCGCCATGTTGAGGCGTGCGAGCTTGTCGTAGTCCAGGTCCGCACACGGCACCGCAGGGGGAAACGCGCCTTCCCAGATACGCCGCCGTTGCGTCTGGTCCGGGAAGGGAAAGGGTACGACAAAGCGCAGGCGGCGCAGGAACGCCGTATCCAGAGAGCCGCGTAGATTGGTGGTCAGCACCGCCAGACCGCTGTACTGCTCCATCCGCTGCAGCAGATAGCCAACCTCAATGTTCGCGTAGCGATCATGGCTATCGCGAATCTCGCTCCGTTTGCCGAAGAGGGCGTCGGCCTCGTCAAAGAGCAGCAGCGCGCCGGCTTGTTCGGCCGCGTCGAAGACAGAAGACAGATTTTTTTCCGTTTCTCCGATATATTTGCTGACGACCTGGCTAAGATCGATCACCCACAGATCCAGGTGTAACTCATGGGCCAGCACCTCCGCAGCCAGCGTCTTACCCGTACCGCTCTGACCGTGAAACAGCACGGCGATGCCGGCGCCCCGCGTTCCCAGACCCCACACCTTCATAACGCTCTGCTGATGCCTGGCCTGTGCGGCGATGTCGCGCAGTGCAGCCATGCTCGCCTCCGGCAGCACGATGTCCGCCCATGTAGCCGAGGTTGCCATCTGGCGTATCAGGCCATCGCCCGGCAACCGCGTATCTTCACGACACAGCCGCCATAGCAGCTTGGTCATCAAACTCGCGGCTTCTGGCTCGTCAGTCGATCCTTCGCGCACCTTCTTTGCGATGGCGGCGATGCGTGCAGGTTCAAAGGGGAACCGGCCTGCGATGCGTTGAACTTCGCCGCCGAGGAGCAAGGATATCTCGTCCCCGAGCGCATGAACCCACAGTGCCGCGCGCTCTTCTGCATCCGGCAGGTCGATCGAAATCTCCTTCCACGCAATGCCTTCCGGAGCTTGCGTGGCGGAGGCCAGCACAAGAGGCAGAGCGTAGCGGCGCACAAGCGTTTGCAGCGCGGCCTCACCAAGGGGATGAGTATCCTGGTCCAGTAACAAGACAAAGCGGTGCAGCATTGCCTCACGTGAAAGCAGACGGATCAGCGGGTCGAGTAACTCGGCAGACTGAAGCGAGGCGGGCAGTTGCAGCCGAAACACCCGCATACCGTTATGCGCTGATGCTGCAGCAGCAACCTCTGCTTTGCAGGTATGACCGCTGCCGCGCAACAGCACTGGTTTTTCGGCTTGCAGTGCTTGAATCATGTCCCGGGCCGCGACGCCAAACGAAGCGGGCAACGATGCAGGAAGAGGCATCGGTTCCAGGTACGGCGCTATGCGGCCATCGAGCGTGGGCGTTCCCAGCAGGTAGTGGAGCACCGGCTCTTCCAGGGTAAAGGGCGCGGCCAGCAGCGCATCCTGCGCGGCCACTTCGATCAGCTTCCAATGGCGCAGCGTCGCTCCAGGCGCAACGGCCTCCCACTGCGCTTCCGGCAGATGTTGCAAGGCAAGCCGCAGCGACGGATAGCGCATGCGCGCATCGTCATGGAGTGCTGCGCAGATCTTTGCTACTTCAGGCTTAAGCTCCAGCGCGGCTCCCAGCAGGACCACGGAGGTCTCGAACGGGGATAAATCAAACGCCTTGATCAGCCGGTCCAGGCCCTGGCTTCGTCCTCGCAACAGCGCGGCCACGTCTTCCAGCGCGATCAGCAACACCTCCCCGGCATCAAGAGCGCGGTCTGGCATCACGGCGGTAGCGGCGGCGCTCATGCGATCACCACTTGCATCGATTGCACGGAGCCATCCGGCGCAATCTGGATGCTGTCCACTCCACCCACGTTGACGCGCACCTGATACGTGCCCGGAACGGTCCCAGCGAACGGAATATCGAAGGTATCGGTGGGTGCAGACAAAGCACCCGATGGGTCTGTCGATACCGGCGCCGGCCCTGGAAAGCTGTAGCCCGCACCCGTGGTGGGCATGGTTTCCATGAGGTTGAGCAGAAGGATAAGCCGTTGGGCTGGATCGACGGCGGGTGCGATCACCACATGGAGCGTTCCGTTGCGCGGTGAGTCCCCTGCACCGGTAAGTCCTTCCACCGTTGCAGAAACCAAGGTGGGCCGCAGCACAAAGCTCAGCGGCTCTGACTGTTGCGTCAGAATGCTCGTAGGTGGGCTGCCGGCCAGCAACGTCTGGTTGACGGTGAGCACCTGCGCCCCGGCTAGCAGACCCGCGGGCAGCGGCACCGTGATCATCGATGCAGTTGTGCTGGTAGGCGCGGCATCCTGCGTGGTGAAGCTGACCGTGGTGCTTTCGCCCTGTAAGCTCGAGCCTTGCAGCAGCAGCGTGTAATTGAACAGGATCGGTTGATCCGCGGGCTTCGCATCCGGCACAGGCCGCTGCGAGAGGACGGACGTGACGACCGGTCGCTGCGATGGAAAGGCGTACAGGCCGCGCGTAAGCACCGGCAGCGACGACTTCGTTGAGACCGTGCTCTCGATCAAAACCACAGATGCCTGGTACGCGGCGGTCGGCCGGTACTTCGCCTGAAACGCCGTCCATAACCGCGAGATCTCTTCGGTGCTGAGCATTTGCGGCCAGATCTTGACCTGCTCCACCTGCTCAGCCAGTTGGGATGTGATGAGGTTCAGCAGGTTTGAGGGCAGATTGCCCGCGCCCACCGTCGTGCCCTTCAGCGAACGGCGGATAGCGTCGCGCGGCAGCACTGGATTTTCATGCAGCAGCTGCATCCCATAGCCCAGCAGAATCTCCGCATGGAAGGGCTCGGCGCCATAGGCCGTGAGCAGATAGTGGAGATTCAGAGCAAGAGGCGGGTTGCTGATACGGTCGCCCTGAAAATTGCGTGATGGGTAATTGTCATTACGCCATGACTCATTCTGAGTGACGTTGTAGAGGAACAGATTCAGTTGACTGTTGGTCGGGCTGCTGGCATCGATCTGGTCCGGAGACAGAGCAGTGACCGAAACATCGCCGGCCACCGAACTGATGTCATGGTCGATCAGCCCATTGTTCAACAGGTCGACGAGCACGTAAGAAACAGAAGCAAGTGCCAGCGCGGTGCTCATCGTGTACCTCCACGATGCTGAAGATAGCGTTCCAGCGAGAGCGCAGGTGCTTGCGGAGGGGCGGCAGCGATGCTGTGAGGCGTACGGCGCTCCGACGCGTCGCCGTGCACGATGATGGAACCGATCTCAATCGTGATCTCCTGCCGGCCGGCAGGTTGCGCTGCCTGCGGGAAAGCTTGCGCGGCCGGAACGCGTGACCGTACAAAGTCTCCCTCCGAAAACCGCGGTAGACTGCGCTGCGCAAGAGGCGCGATCGATAGACGTTCCGCAGGTTGTGATGAGGTGCGTGCGGAACGGGGTTCATCCGCTGGAACAGGTGTGCGGACCACCGGTGGTTGCGGCCCTCCTTGACTCTCCACTGCCGGAGCTCTCCCTGAGATTGACGCAGGCGGAATGGGCTGTGCTGCTTCACGTTCCCGCCACGCCACAGGGACCGCTGGACCCTGCGCCGCCTGTGGCTCCCTCGCGAGCAATACCGGAAAGAGTAACGGATCGACAGAGCGGATGACCTCTCGAATCATCTCCCGGATCGGCGTAGCAGTTGCCGGCGACTGTTCGCGCTCAGGTTGCGCTACATGCAGCGTCTCCATACGCGGCCCTTGCTCGGCACGGGGCTGCGGAGAGACATTCGCCTGAATGGGGCCGGGCTGCGCGAACGGCGCGGCGTGTTCGGCTTCATCGAACGCCAGGCCGCTGGGAAAGGATGACGGGCCATCGCCGTATGGTTCAAACCGTGAGCGCCCGCGTGGCCGTATGGCCCCTGCGCCCTGCTGGGAGCGTGATAACTGGCGGGAAAGCGTACGCAGCAGGTCACTCATGGCTACTCTGCGATCCTTTCCAGGTACAGGCTGCGGCGGCGCGGACTCACAGCCAGCACCTCACGCTCGCTCCAGCCGTAGGCGGACGCCAGACAATGCACCTCGTGAAACGTCCGCATGGCCCAGGCGTTGACCTCATCCCACAGATAGGCGGCAATGTCGAAGATCTCGGTCCATGGTTCAGCACAGTCGCAGCACTCGAAAGCGAGCTCGATCTCCGCCTGTGGGTCTGCCTCCGCCATCCGCTCGGAGATAGCCGTCCGCACCCGCGACGGCAGGTCCGTCACTGCAGCAGCCTGCCCTTCAAAATTCGCAGTGAGCACACAGCATTCCAGCAACGCGTCTTCCATGGACAAGTTCGCTTCAGATGGATCGGCGTCTTCGAGCGCCAACACATCCAAAATCATGGGTAGCCGAAACCGCACATCGAAGCCTTCAGCGCTGAGTTCCAACGGAGCACTGCTAACCGCCTCCGCCGGCAGACGATCCGACCGCAGAGACTGCACGGCCAGCTCGAACTCCTGCGGAGAGCCGCAGGCGGGACATGCATGAGTCCATGCAGACGGGTGCCGAAGAGGCGCTCGCGGAGCGTCAATAGCCCACGATCGCGCTCGCCGAAGGTGATGCTTTCGAGCGACGTTGCGTCCCGTCCCGTTGCAGCGGACAGCAGGCCCAGTGCCCTCCGGCAAGGACCCTGGTCCTGCCCGTTCTCCCATGCGGCGAGAAGGTCGTATTGGAACTGAGCATTCATGGTTGGCCTGCGTTACAGGACCGGCTCCTTGGGTTCCTTTACGCTCGTATCCCGCTCCCAGCCCTCGTTCTCCAGCTTCAGGTGCTGGATGGCAACCGCATTCGCATTGGCGTCCAGGTCGGGCAGCGCCTGGAACTCAGAGACCCAGCATCGGTAGACCTGATACGCAATCACCTTTTGTCCGGCTTCGTTGTACATCTCGATCGTGATGTCCTTGCGGAAGTCCGCAAGTGAGACCTCTGAGCCAAGGCCGCCCTTGAACTTCCAAACCTTGCTTGCCCAGGCTTCGAACGCCTCATCGTGCGTAACGCCACGATCCAGCGTCACGGCATCGAACTCGCTGCGACCCGGTGACTTGCGGCTGGTGCTGGGGTCGCCACCTTCACGGTGCTTCACCACCTCCGTGGTGCGCTTCAACATGGTCACCTTGCTGATACCTGCGACATAGCGGCCATCCCAAAGTATGCGGAACTTGAAGTTCTTGTAGGGATCCTTCCGGTTGTTTACGACAAATTGCGCCATACCACTCTCCTTTTATGCCTGTAGCTCTCCGGCGATCTGCTGAATCTGGATGATGACGAACTCCGCCGGCTTCAGCGGAGCGAAGCCGACCACGATGTTCACCATGCCGTTGTCGATGTTGGCCTGGGTCGTGGTCTCGCTGTCACACTTGACGAAGTACGCGGTGTCCGGCGAGCTGCCGGCAAAGGCGCCCTGCTGAAACAGCCCCTGCATGAATGAGCCGACGTTCAGCCGGATGCTCTGCCAGAGCGTTTCATCGTTGGGCTCAAAGACCACCCACTTTGTGCCACGGTACAGGCTCTCTTCAATGAACAATTGGGTGCGCCGTACTGGCACGTACTTGTTCTGGCTTTCCAGGATGTCCGCGCCCTGCAGCGTACGAGCTCCCCACACCACACGCCCGATGACCGGGAAGCTGCGCAGGCAGTTCAGGCCCAGCGGATTGAGTTGCCATTCTCAGCATCCGTCAGCGATACAGACAGTTGCACCACACCATTGAGGACCGTCTCCTGCCCGGCCGGAGCCTTCCATACTCCACGCTGCGCGTCCGTCCGCGCATAGATGCCGGCCAGCGCGCCGCACGGAACGAAGGTTTGAAGCTGGTTGTCCAGCAGTGGATTCTGCTCATTGATACGTGGGAAATAGATGGCGGCATTGGCGCTCTTGGTCCCTACATGGTCCGTCGTGGCATCCGTGAAATCCTTCAGAGCGTTCTGCAGGTTCGTCCATCCGCTGGGCGGATCGACCAGATAAAACGCCCGTCGTCCTTCACAGTAGGTGGCCGCACTGCCAACCAGCCCTGTGTCCACGTCACCAGTACTGAGGTAAGGAGGAATGCAGAGGAGATTAAAGAGATCGACGGTCTCAAGCGCATAAAGGCCCTGCTTATTGGCCGCCAGGCCGGACCCGGTAAAGTCATTCACACTTAGAGCGCTGCCATCCTTGCCTGCCTTGTCCGAGGCCTTGGGTGCGGGCTTGTTAGGTGTGACCGTGGTGTCATAAGTGGCGAGTGGGCGAACGTTGGGCACCAGGGGCTTGCCGCTGGGCTGTCCCGGGTTATCCGTCTGGACAAACGCCAACGCAGAGTTTTGCGCGAGTACGGTAACGATAGACCGCGGGCTCGCAGGATCGACCGAGCAGTTGAGGTAGGCCTCCGTGGCAAGCGCATTCCCCGTTGCGTCGCTGAGGGCCAGCGTCAGGTTGAAGAGTGAGGGATCGACACTGCCGTCGCTGTTCCTGCGGGTTGTCGTATCAACCATCGCGGTCAGGAAGTTGGCCCACAAGCCGGTACTTGCAGCGACGAGAACCAGACTGTTGCCATTCCCGGTCAGACCTGCTGTCGCAGTCACAGCTGTATCCTCCCCAAGCGCGATCGTCGCCGCAGCCGCGTCCGTATGCGTCAGACGCACAATCACGGCCTGAGAGCCGCCGTTGGCGTAGAAGTCAGACACGGCAAAGCTCATGGTGCTGCTCTGCGACAGGCCGCCAAATGCACGGTCGTAGTCCGCATAGCTATTGATGGTGATGGGTTGGTTCACCGGGCCGCGTGCGGCAGACCCGATGAAGGCGGTGATGGAGGTGGCCACACCCGTAATGGAGTGGACGCCGCTGGGCAGTTCTTCAATGTAAACGCCCGGATAACTTACCGTGACTGGCATCTGATGTCCTCTTCTCTGGGCTTTCGCCCGCCGACTTCTCTTGACGACCCGCTGCTACAAATCGTCTTGCCCGGCGCAGGTCGCTTCCATCCAACATCACAACCCGGGCCCCGCCCGGTACAGGCTCTTCCCTTAGGTATTTCTTCGATAACAGCCACTGCAGAGCCTGTTCGTTTCGCTCCGGACCACACCGGCTTTCGTCTTCCAGCAGACGCCAGCGCAGCAGCCCGGCAATGCTGTCCGCCGTCTCCGGATGATGCAGAAAGTAGGCGAGGACTCGCCGCGCATCAGCTTCCTGCTCGTTTTCGCCTGAGATTGACACTTCACCGTGACAAAGCTCAATGCATGCGCAATGCCAATTCAGTTGTAGGCCGAAATCCGCAGTTTCATGCAAAGAAGGTAAGAAGACCCCGGGTATAAACCCGCCCGGTCAATCTGTCGAAAGCCCAATCCACGCGGGCTTCGACGGGGTGGGCGAAAACTCGCCCACGGGTGGGTCAGTTTTGCCCCACCCTGGATACAGGAGAAACATACTTCTGCGCCAGCCGCCCGAAGGCCCGGCGCTCCTTGCCTGCTTCTCGCGCGGCACGAGTGATATTGCCCTGGTGCTTCTCCAGCAAACGCTGCACAAAGTCCGCTTCAAAGGCTGCGATTGCGCGGGCGCGGCTCGAGCGGAAGTCCGCCGTAAGTGAGTTACACGATCTTTCCAACAGCGATTCACCGCTCCACTCCACGGTATCCTGCCCGGAATCGAAGCCAAGATGGCATGGCAAAACCTCATGTCCGGTCGCATGCAGGACCGCTCGCTGCATCGTATTGCGTAGCTCTCGCACGTTCCCCGGCCAATGCCAGGATTGCAGCAGTCGCAGCGACGCCGGACATATCCTCTTGCGATGCTGCTTATATTCGTCGCAGAACTCATCGGTAAACTTGCGCGCCAGCAAAGGAATGTCCGACGGGCGATTCCTCAACGCGGGCAAGTGTAACCGCAGCACGTCCAGCCGGAAGAAGAGGTCGCTGCGGAAGCGCTTCTCTTCCACCCGCTGCTTCAGGCTGACGTTCGAGGCAGCGATGATCCGAATATCCGCACGAGAAAACTTGTCCGCCCCCAGCGGACGGAAGGTACTCTCCTGCAACAGACGCAGAAGCTTGCCCTGCACCACCAAAGACAGGCTATCCACTTCATCCAGAAACAACGTGCCGTTGTGCGCCAGGGCGACCAGGCCTTTCTGATCTTTGTGCGCGTCCGTAAACGCTCCGCGCGTGTGACCGAAGATCTCACTTTCAAACAGATGGTCCGGCAAGGAACCACACTCCACAGGAATAAACGGACCATTGCGACGAGCACTCAGCAGATGGATCGCACGCGCGCACAACTCCTTGCCCGTGCCGGTCTCCCCGCCAATCAGCACCGGCGCCCCCACGCGGGCAAAATCCACCAGCCGAGCCAGCACGCTCAAAAATGCCGGGTCGCCGCCTTCCACGTTCCGCAGGGCAAGCTCCCTCGCGCACTCGTACTCCGGTCGGGCGCACTCCGGGGCAGCGACGCCAATCAGGCGCAGCACCCGCTGCCGCAACTCCTCCGGATGCACCGGTGCCAGCAGAAAATCGTCCACTGCTCCAGCGGCTCGTTGCAAGGCTTCATGGCCATCCGGAGGCAGCACCCCAAGCACCGCCGCGCGCAGCGCATTACACTTCAACCACTGAAAAAGCTCCTCCGTAGGCTGTGAGTCAGCGCCCATATTCACGACAACCAACGCAACTCCGGGTTGCGCCAGATCCCCAAAGGGCGCAACCACGCTTTCCCGCACCTCCACCGCCAAGCCGGCCTGGGCAAGCAAAGCGGGCTCCAGTCGCTCTCCCGGATGGATCGCAAAATCGAGTAGAAGGGCCCGCATCTCCATGTGTACCCCAATCGGCTCAATGATTTAGAGGCATCGCATCCGGCCCGAGACGATGAGCGAACAGTGTAGGTTCCCACTCGACAAAAAACACCCAAAAAAATAATGCATCCGCGGAAAATTCATACGCAGCGGCTAACGTGGTTTTAGCCCCCAACAGCGGACTAACCTCGAAAATAGCTCTCAAGTCACTCATTACAGGGGATTTAGTGGCGGACAGAGAGGGATTCGAACCCCCGGTACCCGTAAAGGTACGTCTGATTTCGAGTCAGGTGCATTCAACCGGGCTCTGCCATCTGTCCGCGTCGGCCAGCCGTCG is a window of Granulicella tundricola MP5ACTX9 DNA encoding:
- a CDS encoding DUF4255 domain-containing protein, which produces MSTALALASVSYVLVDLLNNGLIDHDISSVAGDVSVTALSPDQIDASSPTNSQLNLFLYNVTQNESWRNDNYPSRNFQGDRISNPPLALNLHYLLTAYGAEPFHAEILLGYGMQLLHENPVLPRDAIRRSLKGTTVGAGNLPSNLLNLITSQLAEQVEQVKIWPQMLSTEEISRLWTAFQAKYRPTAAYQASVVLIESTVSTKSSLPVLTRGLYAFPSQRPVVTSVLSQRPVPDAKPADQPILFNYTLLLQGSSLQGESTTVSFTTQDAAPTSTTASMITVPLPAGLLAGAQVLTVNQTLLAGSPPTSILTQQSEPLSFVLRPTLVSATVEGLTGAGDSPRNGTLHVVIAPAVDPAQRLILLLNLMETMPTTGAGYSFPGPAPVSTDPSGALSAPTDTFDIPFAGTVPGTYQVRVNVGGVDSIQIAPDGSVQSMQVVIA
- a CDS encoding phage tail protein — translated: MAQFVVNNRKDPYKNFKFRILWDGRYVAGISKVTMLKRTTEVVKHREGGDPSTSRKSPGRSEFDAVTLDRGVTHDEAFEAWASKVWKFKGGLGSEVSLADFRKDITIEMYNEAGQKVIAYQVYRCWVSEFQALPDLDANANAVAIQHLKLENEGWERDTSVKEPKEPVL
- a CDS encoding sigma-54 interaction domain-containing protein translates to MEVRESVVAPFGDLAQPGVALVVVNMGADSQPTEELFQWLKCNALRAAVLGVLPPDGHEALQRAAGAVDDFLLAPVHPEELRQRVLRLIGVAAPECARPEYECARELALRNVEGGDPAFLSVLARLVDFARVGAPVLIGGETGTGKELCARAIHLLSARRNGPFIPVECGSLPDHLFESEIFGHTRGAFTDAHKDQKGLVALAHNGTLFLDEVDSLSLVVQGKLLRLLQESTFRPLGADKFSRADIRIIAASNVSLKQRVEEKRFRSDLFFRLDVLRLHLPALRNRPSDIPLLARKFTDEFCDEYKQHRKRICPASLRLLQSWHWPGNVRELRNTMQRAVLHATGHEVLPCHLGFDSGQDTVEWSGESLLERSCNSLTADFRSSRARAIAAFEADFVQRLLEKHQGNITRAAREAGKERRAFGRLAQKYVSPVSRVGQN
- a CDS encoding ATP-binding protein encodes the protein MSAAATAVMPDRALDAGEVLLIALEDVAALLRGRSQGLDRLIKAFDLSPFETSVVLLGAALELKPEVAKICAALHDDARMRYPSLRLALQHLPEAQWEAVAPGATLRHWKLIEVAAQDALLAAPFTLEEPVLHYLLGTPTLDGRIAPYLEPMPLPASLPASFGVAARDMIQALQAEKPVLLRGSGHTCKAEVAAAASAHNGMRVFRLQLPASLQSAELLDPLIRLLSREAMLHRFVLLLDQDTHPLGEAALQTLVRRYALPLVLASATQAPEGIAWKEISIDLPDAEERAALWVHALGDEISLLLGGEVQRIAGRFPFEPARIAAIAKKVREGSTDEPEAASLMTKLLWRLCREDTRLPGDGLIRQMATSATWADIVLPEASMAALRDIAAQARHQQSVMKVWGLGTRGAGIAVLFHGQSGTGKTLAAEVLAHELHLDLWVIDLSQVVSKYIGETEKNLSSVFDAAEQAGALLLFDEADALFGKRSEIRDSHDRYANIEVGYLLQRMEQYSGLAVLTTNLRGSLDTAFLRRLRFVVPFPFPDQTQRRRIWEGAFPPAVPCADLDYDKLARLNMAGGNIRNIALSAAYLAAEAQLPLGMEHLRLAAQRECAKFDRGMTEAELGGWR
- a CDS encoding phage tail sheath C-terminal domain-containing protein encodes the protein MWGARTLQGADILESQNKYVPVRRTQLFIEESLYRGTKWVVFEPNDETLWQSIRLNVGSFMQGLFQQGAFAGSSPDTAYFVKCDSETTTQANIDNGMVNIVVGFAPLKPAEFVIIQIQQIAGELQA
- a CDS encoding phage tail sheath subtilisin-like domain-containing protein, encoding MPVTVSYPGVYIEELPSGVHSITGVATSITAFIGSAARGPVNQPITINSYADYDRAFGGLSQSSTMSFAVSDFYANGGSQAVIVRLTHTDAAAATIALGEDTAVTATAGLTGNGNSLVLVAASTGLWANFLTAMVDTTTRRNSDGSVDPSLFNLTLALSDATGNALATEAYLNCSVDPASPRSIVTVLAQNSALAFVQTDNPGQPSGKPLVPNVRPLATYDTTVTPNKPAPKASDKAGKDGSALSVNDFTGSGLAANKQGLYALETVDLFNLLCIPPYLSTGDVDTGLVGSAATYCEGRRAFYLVDPPSGWTNLQNALKDFTDATTDHVGTKSANAAIYFPRINEQNPLLDNQLQTFVPCGALAGIYARTDAQRGVWKAPAGQETVLNGVVQLSVSLTDAENGNSIRWA